The Sphingobium sp. JS3065 genome includes a region encoding these proteins:
- a CDS encoding response regulator transcription factor, whose amino-acid sequence MRLLIVEDEPSLGQQLRNTLEGAGYAVDLATDGEDGHFLGTTESYDAVVLDLGLPTIDGLTVLDRWRKEGRGFPVLVLTARDSWSDKVAGLDAGADDYLAKPFQSEELIARLRALIRRASGNASSELNAGDVRLDTRSGKVTLKGEPVKLTAQEYKLLSYLLHHKGKVVSRTELIEHIYDQDFDRDSNTIEVFVTRIRKKLGADVITTIRGLGYSLDEPGR is encoded by the coding sequence ATGCGTCTGCTGATCGTCGAAGATGAACCTAGCCTTGGGCAACAGCTCCGCAATACGCTGGAGGGCGCGGGCTATGCCGTGGACCTGGCGACCGATGGGGAAGACGGCCATTTTCTGGGCACGACGGAAAGCTATGACGCGGTGGTGCTGGACCTGGGCCTGCCGACCATCGACGGGCTGACCGTGCTGGACCGCTGGCGCAAGGAAGGCCGGGGATTTCCGGTGCTGGTGCTGACCGCGCGCGATAGCTGGTCGGACAAGGTGGCGGGTCTGGACGCGGGCGCGGACGATTATCTGGCCAAGCCGTTTCAGAGCGAGGAGTTGATCGCCCGCCTGCGCGCGCTGATCCGCCGCGCTTCGGGCAATGCGTCGAGCGAATTGAACGCCGGCGATGTCCGGCTGGACACGCGGTCGGGCAAGGTGACGCTGAAGGGCGAGCCGGTGAAGCTGACCGCGCAGGAATATAAGCTGCTTTCCTACCTGCTGCACCACAAGGGCAAGGTGGTGAGCCGCACCGAACTGATCGAACATATTTACGACCAGGATTTCGACCGCGATTCCAATACGATCGAGGTGTTCGTGACGCGCATCCGCAAGAAGCTGGGCGCGGATGTCATCACGACGATCCGGGGCCTGGGCTACAGCCTCGACGAGCCGGGGCGGTAA
- a CDS encoding glutathione peroxidase — protein MTDIQQIPLKTIKGADASLTDYAGKVVLAVNVASKCGLTPQYEGLEKLYADYKDRGLVVAGFPANDFGAQEPGSNEEIATFCTTNFGVDFPMFEKIVVTGPEKHPLYAALTNAQPEAQGDGAAFREKLQGYGITPNPEPEVLWNFEKFVIGKDGSVVARFAPTTAPDDAALIAVIEGELAK, from the coding sequence ATGACCGATATTCAGCAAATCCCGCTCAAGACCATCAAGGGCGCCGACGCCAGCCTGACCGACTATGCCGGCAAGGTGGTGCTGGCGGTCAATGTCGCCTCCAAATGCGGACTGACCCCGCAATATGAGGGGCTGGAAAAACTCTATGCCGATTACAAGGATCGGGGGCTGGTGGTCGCCGGATTCCCCGCCAATGATTTCGGCGCGCAGGAGCCGGGCAGCAATGAAGAGATCGCGACCTTCTGCACCACCAATTTTGGCGTCGATTTCCCGATGTTCGAAAAGATCGTCGTCACTGGCCCGGAAAAGCACCCGCTCTACGCCGCGCTGACCAACGCCCAGCCGGAAGCGCAGGGCGACGGCGCCGCCTTCCGCGAAAAGCTGCAAGGCTATGGCATCACGCCCAATCCCGAACCTGAAGTCCTGTGGAATTTCGAAAAATTCGTGATCGGCAAGGACGGGAGCGTGGTTGCCCGTTTCGCGCCGACGACCGCGCCCGATGACGCCGCCCTGATCGCCGTGATCGAGGGTGAACTCGCGAAATAG
- a CDS encoding ABC-F family ATP-binding cassette domain-containing protein has translation MAAPILSFENLGLSQGTHWLFRNLDIFVGERDRLALIGRNGAGKTTLLKLIAGQIEPDEGNRSVRPGARVIMLEQDPDVSGFATLRDFALAGQFAPPAHEVDAIASQLGTDLNREAATASGGERRRAAIARALASEPDLLLLDEPTNHLDIDAIDWLEGWLSRYNGAFIVISHDRAFLTRLTRQTLWLDRGGIRRNEIGFGGFEEWMEAVYAEEARAAEKLDAKLKIEAHWLERGVTARRKRNQGRLAKLWEMRAQRAAMVGPQGVAKIAVASDDNKTKSVITAEHVTKNFGDRTVIKDFSLRIQRGDRIGIVGGNGAGKTTLLKLLTGELAPDSGQVKQAKSLDMIFIDQQRSLMQPDKRVRDVLAEGGDWIDVRGVRKHVHGYLKEFLFDPSLAEARVGTLSGGERSRLLFAREFARESNLLILDEPTNDLDLETLDLLQEVIADYEGTVLIVSHDRDFLDRTVTVTLGLDGSGTIDVIVGGYADWVAKRQPKNAPRAEKKAAAPPPQKTASTKLSYKDQRDYDLIPQRIEEIEAAIARDEEALADPNLYSRDPKKFDTLTKAIEKARAEKDAAEERWLELAEKAEGLGA, from the coding sequence ATGGCGGCTCCTATCCTTTCCTTCGAAAATCTCGGCCTTTCCCAGGGCACCCATTGGCTTTTCCGCAATCTCGACATTTTCGTCGGAGAACGCGACCGGCTGGCGCTGATCGGCCGCAACGGCGCGGGCAAGACCACGCTGCTGAAGCTCATCGCCGGCCAGATCGAACCGGATGAGGGCAACCGCTCGGTCCGCCCCGGCGCCCGCGTCATCATGCTGGAGCAGGACCCCGACGTCAGCGGTTTCGCCACGCTGCGCGATTTCGCGCTGGCGGGCCAGTTCGCGCCGCCCGCCCATGAGGTGGACGCCATCGCCAGCCAGCTCGGCACCGATCTCAACCGCGAAGCCGCCACCGCCAGCGGAGGCGAACGCCGCCGCGCCGCCATCGCCCGCGCCCTGGCCAGCGAACCCGACCTGCTGCTGCTGGACGAGCCGACCAACCATCTCGACATCGACGCCATCGACTGGCTGGAGGGCTGGCTCAGCCGCTATAACGGCGCCTTCATCGTCATCAGCCACGACCGCGCCTTCCTGACCCGCCTGACGCGCCAGACGCTGTGGCTGGACCGGGGCGGCATCCGCCGCAACGAAATCGGCTTCGGCGGTTTCGAGGAATGGATGGAAGCCGTCTATGCCGAGGAAGCCCGCGCCGCCGAAAAGCTGGACGCCAAGCTGAAGATCGAGGCCCATTGGCTGGAACGCGGCGTCACCGCCCGGCGCAAGCGCAACCAGGGCCGTCTCGCGAAACTCTGGGAAATGCGGGCGCAGCGCGCCGCCATGGTCGGGCCGCAGGGCGTCGCGAAAATCGCCGTCGCCAGCGACGACAACAAGACGAAAAGCGTCATCACCGCCGAACATGTCACGAAAAATTTCGGCGACAGGACCGTCATCAAGGATTTCTCCCTGCGCATCCAGCGCGGCGACCGCATCGGCATCGTCGGCGGCAACGGCGCGGGCAAGACCACGCTCTTGAAGCTGCTCACCGGCGAACTTGCGCCCGACTCCGGCCAGGTCAAACAGGCCAAGTCGCTCGACATGATCTTCATCGACCAGCAGCGCAGCCTGATGCAGCCCGACAAGCGCGTCCGGGACGTGCTGGCCGAAGGCGGCGACTGGATCGACGTGCGCGGGGTGCGCAAGCATGTGCACGGTTATCTCAAGGAATTCCTCTTCGACCCCTCGCTGGCGGAAGCGAGGGTGGGGACGCTTTCGGGCGGTGAACGCTCCCGCCTTCTGTTCGCGCGCGAATTCGCCCGCGAATCGAACCTGCTGATCCTGGATGAGCCGACCAACGACCTCGACCTCGAAACGCTCGACCTGCTCCAGGAAGTGATTGCCGATTATGAAGGCACGGTCCTGATCGTCAGCCACGACCGCGACTTTCTCGACCGCACCGTCACCGTGACATTGGGCCTCGACGGCTCCGGCACCATCGACGTGATCGTCGGCGGCTATGCCGATTGGGTCGCCAAGCGCCAGCCGAAGAACGCGCCCAGGGCCGAGAAGAAGGCCGCCGCGCCGCCGCCGCAGAAAACCGCCTCGACCAAGCTCAGCTACAAGGACCAGCGCGACTACGACCTGATCCCCCAGCGCATCGAGGAGATAGAGGCCGCCATCGCCCGCGACGAGGAAGCGCTGGCCGATCCCAATCTCTACAGCCGCGACCCGAAGAAATTCGACACGCTCACCAAGGCCATCGAAAAGGCCCGCGCCGAAAAGGACGCGGCGGAGGAACGCTGGCTGGAACTGGCGGAAAAGGCGGAAGGCCTGGGCGCTTAG
- a CDS encoding trimeric intracellular cation channel family protein: MLQPAIAFHQIGPVLETLSIVGIFVFAASGALAAARLRLTMVTFAFFALVTGVGGGTVRDLLIGAPVFWVHDAVPAITCMIAALLVWFTPRRLWSERALDWLDAVGLTAFAVYGAAKAMSYGVPPFVAAMMGIVTGCVGGIMRDLLAGEPSILLRPELYVTAAALSSGLFVVLHWWGLDVPVAGLIAALLGFLLRAAAIWRGLGLPHYKA; this comes from the coding sequence ATGCTGCAACCTGCCATCGCCTTTCACCAGATCGGTCCGGTCCTCGAAACGCTGAGCATCGTCGGCATTTTCGTCTTCGCTGCCTCCGGCGCGCTGGCGGCGGCGCGCCTGAGGCTGACGATGGTGACCTTCGCTTTCTTCGCGCTGGTGACGGGGGTGGGGGGCGGCACGGTCCGCGACCTGCTGATCGGCGCGCCGGTCTTCTGGGTGCATGACGCAGTGCCCGCCATCACCTGCATGATCGCGGCGCTGCTCGTCTGGTTCACGCCGCGCCGCCTGTGGAGCGAGCGCGCCCTCGACTGGCTCGACGCCGTGGGCCTGACCGCCTTCGCCGTCTATGGCGCGGCCAAGGCGATGAGCTATGGGGTTCCGCCCTTCGTCGCGGCGATGATGGGTATCGTCACCGGCTGCGTCGGCGGCATCATGCGCGATCTGCTGGCGGGGGAACCGTCGATCCTGTTGCGTCCGGAACTTTATGTGACGGCGGCGGCGCTGTCGTCGGGCCTGTTCGTGGTGCTGCACTGGTGGGGGCTGGACGTTCCCGTCGCCGGGCTGATCGCCGCGCTGCTCGGTTTCCTGCTGCGGGCGGCGGCGATCTGGCGAGGTCTCGGCCTGCCGCATTACAAGGCCTGA
- a CDS encoding SIMPL domain-containing protein: MKSTFVLAALGAALPVAAVAQTSVTIAETAPVVTLNITETVEAAPDVATVGTGVQTRAQTAAQAMRDNAVQMDKLIAALVKAGIPKKDIQTSGINLSAQYDYSNRDGQPSGPRFIGYEASNQLSVKLRDIKKVGTLLDTMVEAGATNVNGPSFSIDDPTPMLAQARAAALKSAKAQADFYAQATGYRSARLVSLAESNSGGQPPMPMMVRAQFKADAAPATPVEPGQVGSSVTLTVQYALEK; this comes from the coding sequence GTGAAATCAACATTTGTCCTGGCCGCCCTTGGCGCCGCCCTGCCCGTCGCGGCGGTCGCGCAGACCAGCGTCACCATTGCCGAAACCGCGCCGGTCGTGACGTTGAACATTACGGAAACCGTGGAAGCCGCGCCGGACGTGGCGACGGTCGGCACCGGGGTCCAGACCCGCGCCCAGACCGCCGCGCAGGCGATGCGCGACAATGCGGTGCAGATGGACAAGCTGATCGCCGCGCTGGTGAAGGCGGGAATCCCGAAGAAGGATATCCAGACCAGCGGCATCAACCTCAGCGCGCAATATGATTACAGCAATCGCGACGGACAGCCTTCGGGGCCGCGCTTCATCGGTTATGAGGCGTCGAACCAGCTTTCGGTGAAGCTGCGCGACATCAAGAAGGTCGGCACGCTGCTCGACACGATGGTGGAGGCCGGGGCGACCAATGTGAACGGGCCTAGCTTCTCGATCGACGATCCGACGCCGATGCTGGCGCAGGCGCGGGCCGCGGCGTTGAAGAGCGCGAAGGCGCAGGCGGATTTCTATGCGCAGGCAACGGGTTATCGATCGGCGCGGCTGGTTTCGCTGGCGGAGAGCAACAGCGGCGGCCAGCCGCCCATGCCGATGATGGTGAGGGCGCAGTTCAAGGCGGATGCGGCGCCCGCCACGCCGGTCGAGCCGGGACAGGTCGGGTCTTCGGTGACGCTGACGGTTCAGTACGCGCTGGAGAAATAA
- a CDS encoding VIT1/CCC1 transporter family protein, producing MEQSATMQDKDMIDGHHAVHYVNRVGWLRAAVLGANDGIVSTASLLTGIAASGAARETILLSGIAALVAGAMSMAAGEYVSVSAQSDTERADLAKEKKALAQQPHVEWEELRDIYAARGLTPDLAGQVATQLMNVDALAAHARDELGISEISTARPIQAALTSAATFSVGAVAPVLAAVASPSHAIMAVAVTSLLCLAVLGYIGARLGGGGIVRAVARVVFWGVFAMLATSGVGKLFGAAI from the coding sequence ATGGAACAGTCCGCGACGATGCAGGACAAGGACATGATCGACGGCCATCATGCGGTCCATTATGTCAACCGCGTAGGCTGGCTGCGCGCCGCCGTTCTGGGCGCCAATGACGGCATCGTCTCTACCGCCAGCCTGCTCACCGGCATCGCGGCGTCCGGCGCGGCGCGGGAGACTATCCTGCTTTCCGGCATAGCCGCGCTGGTCGCCGGGGCCATGTCTATGGCGGCGGGCGAATATGTCTCCGTCAGCGCCCAATCCGATACGGAGCGCGCCGATCTGGCCAAGGAAAAGAAGGCGCTGGCCCAGCAGCCGCATGTGGAATGGGAGGAACTGCGCGACATCTATGCCGCTCGCGGGCTGACACCGGACCTTGCCGGTCAGGTGGCGACCCAGTTGATGAATGTCGACGCGCTGGCCGCCCATGCGCGGGATGAACTGGGCATTTCCGAAATCAGCACCGCCCGCCCGATCCAGGCCGCGCTGACATCCGCCGCGACCTTTTCCGTCGGAGCCGTCGCGCCCGTATTGGCGGCGGTGGCCAGCCCATCCCATGCCATCATGGCCGTTGCGGTCACGTCCCTGCTTTGCCTGGCCGTGCTGGGCTATATCGGGGCGCGGCTCGGCGGCGGCGGGATCGTGCGCGCCGTCGCTCGCGTCGTCTTCTGGGGCGTGTTCGCGATGCTGGCGACCTCCGGCGTGGGCAAGCTTTTCGGAGCGGCAATTTGA
- a CDS encoding sensor histidine kinase, giving the protein MIGIAALWISLLLLGGGLALDRVLSDAITRNFDDGMNYVLTAMIASAEIGPDGEVLFNREPADQRFLEPNSGLYYQISGKGHEDWRSRSLWDRALKVQAEHKDDAPHFYDSNQFPGEDLRVMERSIILPGSNTRWMFMVAQAREGLDAQIKTLRSTLFQSFALLALGLIVLATLQTLYGLLPLRKVRHEIVRMRGGEKNRVTEPMPAEVLPMVEELNALLAHNERQAEEARTHAGNLAHALKTPLTVIMNAATAQSPDLGDTVIREATTMRRQVDHHLARARAVGRRGAAQSRAEVWTSLEAVERAVQRLYPDVRIDMDGVKDAAVRVERQDLDEMLGNLVENAAKYGGGSVFATVGRHGAMVEILVEDDGAGIPEVDRTRIFDRGVRLDSGKPGTGLGLAIVRDVAEIYGGSVALEESEDLGGALVRLRLPAA; this is encoded by the coding sequence ATGATCGGCATCGCGGCATTGTGGATCAGCCTGCTGCTGCTGGGCGGCGGGCTGGCGCTGGATCGGGTGCTGTCCGACGCGATCACGCGCAATTTCGACGACGGCATGAACTATGTGCTGACCGCCATGATCGCGTCGGCCGAAATCGGGCCGGACGGAGAGGTTCTGTTCAACCGGGAACCCGCCGACCAGCGCTTTCTGGAACCCAATAGCGGCCTTTATTACCAGATCAGCGGCAAGGGGCATGAGGATTGGCGGTCGCGGTCGCTGTGGGACCGGGCGCTCAAGGTGCAGGCGGAGCATAAGGACGACGCGCCGCATTTTTATGACAGCAACCAGTTCCCCGGCGAGGATCTGCGCGTCATGGAACGCAGCATCATCCTGCCGGGATCGAACACGCGCTGGATGTTCATGGTGGCGCAGGCGCGCGAAGGGCTGGACGCGCAGATCAAGACATTGCGCTCGACCCTGTTCCAGAGCTTCGCGTTGCTGGCGCTGGGGCTGATCGTGCTGGCGACGTTGCAGACGCTTTACGGGTTGTTGCCGCTGCGCAAGGTGCGGCATGAGATCGTGCGGATGCGCGGCGGCGAGAAGAACCGCGTGACGGAGCCGATGCCCGCCGAAGTGCTGCCGATGGTCGAGGAACTGAACGCCCTGCTCGCCCATAATGAGCGGCAGGCGGAGGAGGCGCGGACCCATGCGGGCAACCTCGCCCATGCGCTCAAGACGCCGCTGACGGTGATCATGAACGCGGCGACCGCGCAATCGCCCGATCTGGGAGACACGGTGATCCGGGAAGCGACGACGATGCGGCGGCAGGTGGACCACCACCTCGCCCGCGCCCGCGCCGTGGGACGGCGCGGCGCGGCGCAGAGCCGGGCGGAGGTGTGGACCAGCCTGGAGGCGGTCGAGCGGGCGGTCCAGCGGCTCTATCCCGATGTGCGGATCGACATGGATGGCGTGAAGGACGCTGCCGTCCGGGTCGAGCGGCAGGATCTGGACGAAATGCTGGGCAATCTGGTCGAGAATGCCGCCAAATATGGCGGCGGCAGCGTGTTCGCGACGGTCGGGCGCCATGGAGCGATGGTCGAGATATTGGTCGAGGATGACGGCGCGGGGATTCCGGAGGTGGATCGGACGCGCATCTTCGACCGGGGCGTGCGGCTCGATTCGGGGAAGCCGGGCACGGGCCTTGGCCTGGCCATCGTGCGGGATGTCGCGGAAATCTATGGCGGGTCGGTCGCTCTGGAGGAAAGCGAGGATCTGGGCGGCGCGCTGGTCCGGTTGCGGCTGCCTGCGGCCTGA